In Fragaria vesca subsp. vesca linkage group LG1, FraVesHawaii_1.0, whole genome shotgun sequence, the sequence TTAAAACCTTAACCATAATTCAACTATAATTCAACTCAGAACACTTAGAACCTTAACCGTTCTTACATATTTACAACACAACAAGAACAGAAACAAAACAACTTACGGAACTCATGAAGTCGAGAAGGGCGGCGTTAGCTTCGCCGTCCTTGGCGGGCGCGTCGATCTGCACACCCAATGCCTCGTCGCTGAAATCTTTTATTCACAAAACAAAAGAAGCAAAGGTTATTAGAGAGAAATGTGTGAAGAGATGAAATTGATAGATTGAGAAAGAGAGAGGGGTACCGGTGATGGAGGCGAGTTTGGAGCCGGGTTTGGCGTGGATGGTGATGGCGACTGAGGAGGGAGGTACGGAGCGAATACACGCCGGGAAATTTGACTGAGTCGACTCGGCGGGAGCGTTGGGTTTGGCTTTGGCCTTTCGCTTCTTGGCTGGAGCCATTGAGACTCCCTGTCCCTCTTCTCTGCCTTCTTTAGTCTTGTTTATAACCGGGTCGGTCATGGGTGTGTCCTTACGGTTTCGGGTTCAGTTACGGTTTCGGGTCGCGGGTGAAAAGGAAACCCTCCTTTCTGCTGCTCGTAAAGTTTTTGTTACACTGATGAGTCAAGAAAGTATATGTATATTTTGATGAACAACTCCGTCAAGAATTCGAAATATATAATGGTTAAGGAAGTCTTAATTAATGGTCAA encodes:
- the LOC101308413 gene encoding UPF0235 protein C15orf40 homolog; this translates as MTDPVINKTKEGREEGQGVSMAPAKKRKAKAKPNAPAESTQSNFPACIRSVPPSSVAITIHAKPGSKLASITDFSDEALGVQIDAPAKDGEANAALLDFMSSVLGVKRRQVSIGCGSKSRDKVVIVEEMTLQSVFDILDKASKCSA